From the genome of Candidatus Kapaibacterium sp., one region includes:
- the tuf gene encoding elongation factor Tu, giving the protein MAKERFERTKPHVNVGTIGHVDHGKTTLTAAITMALAKKGLSQPRTFESIDNAPEERMRGITINTAHVEYQTEKRHYAHVDCPGHADYIKNMITGAAQMDGAILVVAATDGPMPQTREHILLARQVGVPSIVVFLNKVDAADPELIDLVELEVRELLSKYGFPGDEIPVIRGSALKAMEAGLDPNTTADDPRFQCIWELLDAIDNYIPLPQREIDKPFLMPIEDVFSITGRGTVVTGRIERGVVRLNDEVEVIGFGMHKKTVVTGIEMFRKVLDEGQAGDNVGLLLRGVDKDEVERGMVVAKPGSITPHHKFHAQVYVLTKEEGGRHTPFFSGYRPQFYFRTTDVTGTIHLPPGVEMVMPGDNVDGMLIELISPVAMEEGLRFAIREGGRTVGAGVVTKIVE; this is encoded by the coding sequence ATGGCGAAGGAGCGATTTGAGCGCACGAAGCCGCACGTTAACGTCGGGACTATTGGCCATGTTGACCACGGAAAAACGACCTTGACCGCTGCCATCACAATGGCGCTGGCGAAGAAGGGGTTATCACAGCCACGAACGTTTGAGTCCATTGACAATGCCCCCGAAGAGCGCATGCGGGGCATCACAATTAACACTGCCCACGTGGAATACCAGACAGAGAAGCGCCACTACGCGCATGTAGACTGTCCAGGGCATGCAGACTATATCAAGAACATGATCACTGGGGCCGCCCAGATGGACGGAGCTATTCTTGTTGTGGCGGCTACTGATGGTCCCATGCCCCAGACGCGGGAGCACATCTTGCTGGCACGTCAGGTTGGTGTTCCCTCCATCGTGGTTTTCCTGAACAAAGTCGATGCTGCAGATCCCGAGCTCATCGACCTTGTAGAGTTAGAAGTCCGGGAATTGCTGAGCAAATACGGGTTTCCTGGCGACGAAATCCCCGTCATCCGGGGCTCTGCATTGAAGGCAATGGAAGCTGGATTAGATCCGAACACAACAGCCGACGATCCACGCTTTCAGTGCATCTGGGAGTTGCTGGATGCTATAGACAACTACATTCCCCTGCCACAACGGGAGATCGATAAGCCCTTCCTGATGCCAATAGAAGATGTCTTCTCTATCACCGGTCGTGGGACAGTCGTAACCGGTCGGATCGAACGCGGCGTTGTGCGTCTTAACGACGAGGTGGAGGTCATCGGCTTCGGAATGCACAAGAAGACCGTGGTCACTGGCATTGAGATGTTCCGGAAGGTTCTGGACGAAGGACAGGCAGGAGATAACGTTGGACTACTCCTCCGCGGAGTAGATAAGGATGAAGTCGAACGGGGAATGGTTGTCGCTAAACCAGGCTCCATCACGCCGCACCATAAGTTCCATGCCCAAGTCTATGTGCTCACAAAGGAAGAAGGAGGACGACATACTCCCTTCTTCAGTGGTTACCGTCCTCAGTTCTACTTCCGAACCACTGATGTCACCGGAACTATCCATCTCCCACCTGGAGTAGAGATGGTCATGCCCGGTGACAATGTAGATGGTATGCTGATCGAACTCATCAGCCCCGTGGCTATGGAAGAGGGGCTACGCTTCGCGATTCGTGAAGGTGGCCGCACGGTTGGTGCTGGCGTAGTAACGAAGATCGTGGAGTAG
- the rpsG gene encoding 30S ribosomal protein S7 yields the protein MRRRRAEKRIIDPDPVYGDRMVAKFINVIMRDGKKSIARRIVYEAFDIIRERTRKDPLEIFRKAIANVAPVVEVRSRRIGGANYQIPMEVREDRRIALAMRWIKQYARERRDKSMALKLAAELIAAANGEGNAVRKRDEVHRMAEANRAFAHYRW from the coding sequence ATGCGCCGAAGACGCGCAGAAAAACGCATCATTGACCCTGATCCCGTCTATGGGGATAGGATGGTTGCAAAGTTCATCAACGTGATCATGCGCGATGGCAAAAAGAGCATCGCACGCCGAATTGTCTACGAAGCTTTCGATATCATCCGCGAGCGTACGCGGAAGGATCCACTTGAGATCTTCCGCAAGGCCATCGCTAACGTGGCTCCGGTTGTCGAAGTCCGCTCCCGCCGTATCGGGGGAGCGAACTACCAGATTCCAATGGAGGTCCGAGAAGATCGCCGGATTGCGTTAGCAATGCGCTGGATTAAACAGTATGCTCGTGAGCGCCGGGATAAGTCCATGGCCCTCAAGTTAGCTGCAGAACTCATTGCAGCAGCGAATGGTGAAGGCAATGCTGTTCGCAAGCGCGACGAAGTCCACCGCATGGCCGAGGCAAACCGTGCATTTGCACACTATCGGTGGTGA
- the rpsJ gene encoding 30S ribosomal protein S10: MERIRIKLKSYDHVLIERSAERIVRTVKQTGAVVSGPIPLPTERTLFSVNRSPHIDKESQEQFEIRIHKRLIDIYNASPRTVEALMRLELPAGVDVEVKV, from the coding sequence ATGGAGCGGATCCGTATCAAGCTGAAATCGTACGATCACGTTCTGATTGAGCGCTCCGCTGAGCGCATCGTCCGAACGGTGAAACAGACAGGGGCTGTCGTCTCTGGTCCCATCCCACTCCCAACCGAGCGGACGCTTTTCAGCGTCAACCGCTCTCCTCACATAGACAAGGAATCCCAGGAGCAGTTTGAGATCCGCATCCACAAGCGCCTCATTGACATCTATAATGCCTCACCTCGCACAGTCGAAGCTCTCATGCGGCTCGAATTGCCCGCCGGTGTTGATGTAGAAGTCAAGGTGTAG
- the fusA gene encoding elongation factor G: MREDTAIRGKSALEIRQIRNIGISAHIDSGKTTLSERILYYTGRIHRIEEVRSKTGGGPTLDYMELEREKGITIQAAATYCSWNQHHINLIDTPGHVDFTVEVERALRVLDGAILVLCGVAGVQSQTMTVDRQMQRYRVPRLAFINKLDRPGANPDKVLQQMREKLRHRPALITMPVGLEDRFEGVIDLLRLRMLTFEGPNGEHVVEHDIPSDLVEEAQRRRQELIETVADVDDAIAEKFLADEPISTEELVAAIRRATLRRELTPVYVGSAKTNRGVQPLLDGVCLFLPSPLDVAYEAIDRDTGQSVPLSPDPELPLVALAFKLEDGKYGQLTYIRIYQGTLRKGDTIVNASNGRKTRVPRIGRIHADQLHDIEIAAAGDIVAVFGVECASGDTFTDGQLNVTLTGMYLPTPVMELAVTPKDRNKYANFAKALSRFTKEDPTFQVARDEETGQTLIRGMGELHLEIYIERMRREYDCEVEVGRPQVAYRETITQRAEFNYLHKKQTGGAGQFARVAGYIEPIPLESGISYEFVDQIVGGAIAREFIPACDKGFQEALQRGPLIGKPVVGVRVVLNDGQTHPVDSSELAFKIASVAAFREAYERANPIVLEPIMKLEVSVPEEFQGAVIGQINQRRGVITNTTIDNGYAIIEAEVPLAEMFGYSTDLRSATQGKGEFTMEFLRYAPVPRSIQEELVREYRKRQALERAA, translated from the coding sequence ATGCGTGAGGACACAGCAATCCGTGGAAAGTCGGCTCTGGAAATTCGCCAGATCCGCAACATTGGCATTTCGGCCCACATAGACTCCGGCAAAACGACCCTCAGCGAGCGCATTCTGTACTACACGGGGCGGATTCACCGAATCGAAGAGGTACGCAGCAAGACTGGCGGCGGACCCACGCTAGATTACATGGAGCTGGAGCGAGAGAAGGGCATCACCATCCAAGCGGCTGCAACGTACTGTAGCTGGAACCAGCACCACATCAACCTCATTGATACCCCTGGCCACGTTGATTTCACCGTCGAGGTGGAACGGGCACTTCGCGTGCTCGATGGTGCCATCCTCGTCCTCTGTGGCGTCGCAGGCGTCCAGAGCCAAACGATGACTGTGGACCGCCAGATGCAGCGGTATCGAGTCCCCCGACTTGCTTTCATCAACAAACTGGACCGTCCGGGTGCAAATCCCGACAAGGTCTTGCAGCAGATGCGCGAAAAGCTCCGCCATCGCCCCGCACTCATCACGATGCCCGTTGGGCTTGAGGATCGCTTCGAGGGAGTCATAGACCTCTTGAGACTCCGAATGCTCACCTTTGAAGGGCCCAACGGCGAGCACGTTGTAGAGCACGATATCCCTTCTGATCTGGTCGAAGAAGCACAGCGCCGCCGTCAGGAGCTCATCGAAACGGTTGCCGACGTTGACGATGCCATTGCAGAGAAATTCCTAGCCGATGAGCCGATTTCCACAGAAGAGCTTGTCGCCGCTATCCGGCGTGCCACACTCCGCCGTGAGCTGACCCCGGTGTACGTTGGCTCAGCTAAGACGAACCGGGGCGTACAACCACTGCTGGATGGCGTCTGCTTGTTCCTCCCTAGCCCTCTGGACGTCGCCTACGAAGCAATTGACCGGGACACAGGGCAGAGCGTTCCCCTCTCTCCTGACCCGGAACTGCCCTTAGTTGCCCTCGCTTTCAAGCTGGAGGACGGGAAGTACGGGCAGTTGACGTACATCCGCATCTACCAGGGCACTCTTCGCAAAGGAGACACAATAGTCAACGCGTCCAACGGCCGCAAGACGCGTGTCCCTCGAATCGGACGCATCCATGCAGATCAGCTCCACGACATTGAGATCGCTGCTGCCGGCGATATCGTGGCCGTCTTCGGTGTAGAGTGTGCCAGCGGTGACACGTTCACAGATGGACAGCTCAACGTCACCTTGACGGGGATGTATCTGCCTACCCCTGTCATGGAGCTGGCCGTAACCCCCAAAGACCGTAACAAGTATGCCAACTTCGCTAAGGCCCTTAGCCGCTTTACCAAAGAAGATCCTACCTTCCAAGTGGCCCGTGACGAGGAGACGGGGCAAACCCTCATCCGTGGCATGGGCGAGTTACACCTTGAGATCTACATAGAGCGCATGCGCCGCGAATACGATTGCGAGGTCGAGGTAGGGCGCCCCCAGGTAGCCTATCGAGAAACCATCACCCAACGGGCTGAGTTCAACTACCTCCACAAGAAGCAAACCGGTGGCGCTGGGCAGTTTGCTCGCGTAGCAGGCTACATTGAGCCAATCCCCCTGGAGAGTGGGATCAGCTACGAATTCGTGGATCAGATCGTCGGCGGAGCGATTGCACGTGAGTTCATTCCAGCATGCGACAAAGGCTTCCAGGAAGCTCTCCAACGAGGCCCCCTCATCGGAAAGCCCGTTGTAGGGGTCCGTGTCGTCCTCAATGATGGGCAGACACATCCTGTAGACTCTTCGGAGCTCGCCTTCAAGATTGCCTCGGTGGCTGCATTTCGAGAAGCCTATGAGCGTGCCAACCCGATCGTGTTGGAGCCGATTATGAAGCTAGAAGTCTCCGTACCTGAGGAGTTCCAGGGAGCCGTCATTGGTCAGATCAACCAGAGGCGTGGGGTTATTACGAATACCACGATCGATAACGGCTACGCGATTATCGAGGCAGAGGTCCCCTTAGCAGAGATGTTTGGCTACTCTACCGACCTGCGAAGCGCAACGCAAGGAAAGGGTGAGTTCACGATGGAGTTCCTGCGCTACGCTCCAGTACCACGCTCTATCCAGGAAGAGCTTGTACGAGAGTACCGAAAGCGTCAAGCTCTTGAAAGAGCTGCGTAG
- the rpsL gene encoding 30S ribosomal protein S12, which translates to MPTIQQLIRLGRERVQRKSKSPALQGCPQKRGVCIRVYTTTPKKPNSALRKVAKVRLSNGVEVIAYIPGEGHNLQEHSIVLVRGGRVKDLPGVRYHIIRGTLDTQGVEGRRQGRSKYGTKRPKAPAAAKATAKAK; encoded by the coding sequence GTGCCAACGATTCAACAACTTATCCGGCTAGGCCGAGAGCGGGTACAGAGAAAGAGCAAGTCCCCCGCCCTCCAGGGATGTCCCCAAAAACGTGGGGTCTGTATCCGTGTGTATACGACTACGCCCAAAAAACCAAACTCAGCGCTCCGCAAAGTCGCCAAAGTACGGTTGAGCAACGGCGTGGAGGTTATCGCTTACATCCCGGGCGAAGGGCACAACCTGCAAGAACATTCTATCGTTCTCGTGCGTGGTGGACGCGTTAAAGACCTCCCAGGCGTGAGATACCATATCATCCGCGGCACTCTTGATACCCAAGGAGTAGAAGGCCGACGCCAAGGCCGTTCCAAGTACGGTACCAAACGTCCCAAAGCACCTGCAGCAGCAAAGGCGACAGCGAAAGCGAAGTAG
- the fusA gene encoding elongation factor G has product MPRRVPIEQLRNIGIIAHIDAGKTTTTERILYYTGLIHRMGEVDEGTAFTDYMEQEKERGITITSAAVTCFWREHQINIIDTPGHVDFTAEVQRSLRVLDGAVVVFCGVAGVQPQSEAVWHHADRYGVPRIAYINKMDRVGANFARALEQIQQRLKARPVAIQIPYGEGPSFAGVIDLISSQLYVFDPETYGTRYTALPIPEEYQEEVQYYRERLLEAIAEVDDSILEAYVSGTTPSSEDVRSALRIGTLHRQFVPVCCGSSLRNIGVQLLLDAIIDYLPSPADIGAIRGYTVDGTGEVERLPTDDTPTAALCFKVLSDPYVGRLSFLRLYSGTLEQGQSLLNPAAKKQERLHKLLRMYANRREEITEAYAGDIIAVPGLRWTKTGDTLCDPHYPLVFEPILFSPPVINQAIEARSAADVDRLIEALQRLADEDPTFYYRADEETGQILISGVGELHLEILVERLQREFGIPVKVGRPYVSYRETITQTVRQEGRFVRSTQGGAYSHYGHVVLELSPGGRNSDITFENALTEPAIPPSFIPAIERAIRQAAAAGPVAGYPVVDVVVRLVGGSYREGESSEADYQAAATLAFREGIARARPVLLEPLMQVEVLTPEEALGDVLADLNMRRGRIESVQLQGCLHQIRAFVPLAEMFGYVTQLRSLTQGRGSYTMLFSHYEPVPHKVTAGEKVLA; this is encoded by the coding sequence ATGCCCCGCCGTGTCCCTATAGAGCAACTCCGTAACATTGGCATCATTGCCCACATCGATGCCGGGAAGACGACGACTACGGAGCGCATCCTCTACTACACCGGGCTCATCCATCGGATGGGCGAAGTCGATGAGGGGACGGCGTTTACGGACTACATGGAGCAAGAGAAAGAGCGAGGGATCACAATTACCTCTGCCGCTGTCACCTGCTTCTGGAGAGAGCATCAGATCAACATCATCGACACTCCGGGCCATGTGGACTTCACAGCAGAAGTCCAACGCTCCCTTAGAGTTCTCGATGGGGCCGTTGTGGTCTTCTGTGGTGTAGCTGGTGTTCAGCCTCAATCAGAGGCTGTATGGCACCATGCTGACCGCTATGGAGTCCCCCGAATTGCGTACATTAACAAGATGGACCGTGTGGGGGCAAACTTCGCTCGTGCCCTGGAACAAATTCAACAACGCCTAAAGGCTCGCCCTGTAGCCATCCAGATCCCGTATGGGGAAGGGCCTTCCTTTGCTGGCGTCATCGACCTCATTTCGAGTCAACTCTACGTGTTTGATCCTGAGACATATGGGACACGGTATACAGCCTTGCCAATCCCTGAGGAGTACCAAGAAGAGGTCCAGTACTATCGCGAGCGCCTCTTGGAAGCTATAGCAGAGGTTGATGACAGCATTCTGGAGGCTTACGTCTCGGGGACAACACCATCCTCAGAAGATGTTCGCTCAGCACTGCGAATTGGGACTTTGCACCGACAGTTTGTCCCTGTCTGCTGCGGTTCCTCACTCCGAAACATTGGGGTACAGCTCCTTCTAGATGCGATTATTGACTATCTCCCGTCGCCGGCAGATATCGGTGCAATCCGCGGTTATACGGTGGATGGTACGGGAGAGGTTGAGCGTCTACCGACAGACGATACGCCGACTGCAGCTCTCTGCTTCAAAGTCCTGAGCGATCCATATGTTGGGCGCCTGAGTTTCCTACGGCTATATTCCGGAACGCTCGAGCAAGGGCAATCCCTCTTGAATCCGGCCGCGAAGAAGCAAGAGCGGCTGCATAAGCTCTTGCGCATGTATGCGAATCGGCGTGAGGAAATAACGGAAGCCTATGCTGGCGACATCATAGCTGTTCCAGGTTTGCGATGGACTAAGACAGGTGATACGCTTTGTGATCCACACTACCCTCTCGTCTTTGAGCCGATTCTCTTCTCTCCGCCTGTCATCAACCAAGCCATTGAAGCACGGAGTGCGGCGGACGTCGATCGCCTCATAGAAGCTCTGCAACGCCTCGCTGATGAAGACCCCACCTTCTACTACCGAGCAGACGAAGAGACGGGCCAGATCCTTATCAGCGGTGTCGGCGAGCTCCATCTAGAAATCCTCGTAGAGCGCCTACAGCGGGAATTCGGTATCCCTGTCAAAGTTGGACGCCCATACGTCAGCTACCGTGAGACCATCACACAAACCGTCCGCCAAGAGGGGAGGTTTGTACGCTCAACCCAAGGTGGAGCCTACAGCCACTATGGACATGTGGTCCTGGAGCTAAGCCCAGGGGGCCGTAACAGCGACATTACCTTTGAAAACGCCTTGACAGAGCCTGCCATACCCCCCTCATTCATCCCGGCCATAGAACGAGCGATCCGGCAAGCCGCCGCAGCAGGTCCTGTTGCAGGATATCCAGTCGTGGATGTTGTCGTCCGCCTCGTTGGAGGTTCCTACCGTGAAGGAGAATCCTCTGAGGCAGATTACCAAGCAGCTGCAACACTGGCCTTCCGTGAAGGGATAGCTCGAGCACGCCCAGTACTGTTAGAACCCTTGATGCAAGTAGAGGTACTCACTCCAGAAGAGGCTCTCGGCGACGTGCTCGCGGATCTAAATATGCGCCGCGGTCGGATCGAGAGCGTCCAACTTCAGGGCTGCCTCCATCAGATACGCGCATTCGTGCCACTAGCGGAAATGTTCGGATACGTCACCCAATTGAGGTCCCTAACGCAGGGGCGCGGATCGTATACAATGCTCTTCTCGCATTATGAGCCCGTACCACACAAGGTGACGGCAGGCGAGAAGGTATTGGCATAG